One stretch of Eubacteriales bacterium DNA includes these proteins:
- a CDS encoding helix-turn-helix transcriptional regulator: MKNRLRNLRIEKGYTQIKMQQLTGIDQSDYSKIETGKRYYTVEQCKRIALALDTSIDYLLGLTNEKTPYKRANKNN, encoded by the coding sequence ATGAAGAACCGTTTGAGAAATCTGCGAATTGAGAAAGGATATACGCAAATAAAAATGCAGCAGTTAACTGGCATTGACCAAAGTGATTACTCAAAAATTGAGACGGGTAAAAGGTATTATACCGTTGAACAATGTAAGAGAATAGCACTTGCCTTAGATACCAGTATAGATTATCTACTGGGTCTTACAAATGAAAAAACTCCCTATAAGAGAGCCAATAAGAACAATTAA
- the tadA gene encoding tRNA adenosine(34) deaminase TadA has protein sequence MKDHEYYMNMALKAAKKAEKLGEVPVGCVIVKDDKIISSAYNLREKRKNPLYHAEIIAIKKAAKKLKSWRLSDCRIYVTLEPCPMCAGAIINARIPTVIFGAYDKKAGCFGSVFDFRNDFNHHPEIITGVMENECSDILKQFFALKRK, from the coding sequence ATGAAAGATCACGAATATTACATGAACATGGCTTTGAAGGCTGCCAAAAAAGCTGAAAAATTAGGCGAAGTACCCGTCGGCTGTGTTATAGTAAAAGATGATAAAATTATATCTAGCGCATATAACCTTCGTGAAAAGCGTAAAAATCCGCTTTATCACGCTGAGATCATTGCTATAAAAAAAGCGGCTAAAAAGCTAAAGAGCTGGCGGCTTTCCGATTGCCGGATTTACGTAACATTAGAGCCCTGCCCTATGTGCGCGGGAGCAATAATCAATGCGAGGATACCTACTGTCATATTCGGCGCATACGACAAAAAAGCCGGTTGCTTCGGTTCAGTATTTGACTTTAGAAATGATTTTAACCATCATCCGGAAATAATTACAGGAGTAATGGAAAACGAATGTTCTGATATATTAAAACAATTTTTTGCTCTTAAGAGAAAGTGA
- a CDS encoding DNA repair exonuclease produces the protein MKFIHLADIHLGKYQNSKSERYIDFFTAFEKIIDYTIEKKADFIVCAGDFFDTKMINATTLNKSVNLLSRLKEAGIPFYATEGNHDRAYYLEKDSWLCYLSDNGFINLLKPDLTPDGADISNAILETDDYRIIGLGYNGAATKKRIEEFTSSVDKANKFTVILLHAALIGQIAEDMAGVEKEQLLSLAGKGSYLALGHIHKHYSIENIYNPGSIEYVSIEEAKRGDKKGFLFIDTDSGVEFIPVLPREHLFLEEKVYKDDTTDSVFKKLSDKITDPKEPVINIELFSDNELTLKNVDTVLLTEQIEEKYQAVSVTINTHVIGSDGKAFTFADKPEIEKDVLFNMYFEKGYDEDAAKKLTEFTIGLKEGVLAEEIVDDALSLLGEI, from the coding sequence TTGAAATTCATCCATTTAGCGGATATCCACCTTGGAAAATATCAAAATTCTAAATCTGAAAGATACATAGATTTTTTTACTGCCTTTGAAAAGATTATAGACTACACAATTGAAAAAAAGGCTGATTTTATAGTCTGCGCAGGTGATTTTTTTGATACCAAGATGATCAACGCGACAACGCTTAATAAATCTGTAAACCTGCTTTCACGTTTAAAAGAGGCGGGTATACCGTTTTATGCAACGGAAGGGAACCACGATAGGGCGTATTATCTGGAAAAAGACTCGTGGCTTTGCTACTTAAGCGACAATGGGTTTATAAACCTTTTAAAACCGGATCTAACGCCTGACGGGGCAGATATTTCAAATGCAATTTTAGAGACAGATGATTACCGGATAATCGGGCTTGGGTATAACGGGGCAGCAACTAAAAAACGTATAGAGGAGTTCACATCTTCGGTAGACAAGGCCAATAAATTTACGGTAATCTTACTGCATGCTGCGCTTATAGGGCAGATAGCAGAGGATATGGCAGGCGTTGAAAAAGAACAGCTTTTATCTTTGGCCGGCAAAGGCAGCTACTTGGCTTTGGGGCATATACACAAACATTACAGCATTGAAAATATATATAACCCTGGGTCTATAGAATACGTAAGTATAGAAGAGGCAAAGCGCGGGGATAAAAAGGGATTTTTATTTATAGATACGGATAGCGGTGTTGAGTTTATACCCGTCTTACCACGGGAACATTTGTTCTTAGAGGAAAAGGTTTATAAAGACGATACTACGGACAGTGTTTTTAAAAAATTATCCGACAAAATAACAGATCCAAAAGAGCCTGTCATAAATATAGAGCTTTTTTCCGATAATGAATTGACGCTTAAAAATGTAGACACGGTTTTGCTGACAGAACAGATAGAAGAAAAGTATCAAGCAGTATCGGTTACCATAAATACACACGTTATAGGGAGCGACGGCAAGGCTTTTACTTTTGCGGACAAGCCGGAAATAGAAAAAGATGTTTTATTTAACATGTATTTTGAAAAAGGGTACGATGAGGACGCGGCGAAAAAATTAACTGAATTTACGATAGGGCTAAAGGAAGGCGTTTTAGCGGAAGAAATAGTAGACGATGCTTTAAGTTTGCTGGGGGAAATATAG
- a CDS encoding SMC family ATPase — protein MIIKRIYLKNIRSFDEIEIFPSAGVNFIKGENGAGKSTIIESIGFCLFGTEFDDTIGNYLLQYGKDKGLIEITFTAKDGSEILVKKQISAKGTDFWRIYENGEDTPLTLLSKEVQSFISSAVGLSTMASPDWIFPEVIGIRQGNFRRPFEDAPSARIKTFDRIFGVQEYKKTYDKMSDSIKETDKRIDLVNKDIEYLAPQAGKTLETKENIAAKEKELGEAEKKLSSKEKQYRDFENLAKEWQLLDRRIEKILSEKARIKKEQEEYSELLVKDEERLKDYEKELLIISLEHENKSLELKKEEGIFETLANAQKTADSVNRFINEKVLSKQIAAQNAAKSAEEFNNELLAAKEDLRKEKEVLTLKEREKGITERLIALKARRNLIKEHEDKLKLGICPFYENEKCDKASNASVSLNTDLYLEIEKLIEEQAEINLKLKQLPDIEEARLRLKKAEKSYEDYLNRSNQLKNETIGEISRAASWDIAGKAKEILNAVDVKDGFIKDEIEDILKKSAYLNEAIKKGDDISADAFVASVNAFEVFIKKLYLFEQEKIEKARKEERTISDKKMRLTAESKALNGSIEKMRKTLLKNEESAKSIVTEEKDIENKKGELLKTEAAFGKIDFNNMAKQEYWQTKARESAMDLGESKSAVLFLKSEIKRMEEELKKAKEAQDKLKQLEDKKVNLEGAKRLLTDIRSVLKEAGPKIAAVFRVKVQSMADSMYKSVSKKAVNLEFTDNYDVLLIDNFGGKRRERYFRQLSGGEKMTAALAIRMSLLKSLGINFGFFDEPTDNLDVTRRENLSDAFKTLLSGFEQVFLVSHDDTFDSLTDEIIIL, from the coding sequence ATGATAATTAAGCGTATTTACCTTAAAAACATACGTTCTTTTGATGAGATAGAGATTTTTCCGTCAGCAGGGGTCAACTTTATTAAAGGCGAAAATGGTGCAGGAAAATCTACTATCATTGAAAGCATCGGCTTTTGCCTGTTTGGCACGGAATTTGACGATACTATTGGTAATTACCTTTTACAATACGGTAAGGACAAAGGCCTTATCGAAATCACATTTACCGCAAAAGACGGCAGCGAGATTTTAGTTAAAAAGCAAATAAGCGCCAAAGGAACGGATTTCTGGCGTATATATGAAAACGGTGAAGATACTCCGCTTACGCTTCTTTCAAAAGAAGTGCAAAGTTTTATTTCTTCTGCTGTCGGGTTATCAACGATGGCCTCACCAGACTGGATATTCCCCGAAGTAATAGGTATACGCCAAGGTAATTTCAGGCGCCCGTTCGAAGATGCGCCGTCTGCCAGAATAAAGACGTTTGACCGTATTTTTGGCGTGCAGGAGTATAAAAAGACTTATGATAAGATGTCTGATTCTATAAAAGAGACAGATAAAAGAATAGATTTAGTTAATAAAGACATAGAGTATTTAGCACCTCAGGCAGGCAAGACTTTAGAGACAAAAGAAAACATTGCAGCTAAGGAAAAAGAATTAGGCGAAGCAGAGAAAAAGCTAAGCTCAAAGGAAAAACAGTACCGGGATTTTGAAAATCTGGCTAAGGAATGGCAGCTGCTAGACCGTCGTATAGAAAAGATATTGAGCGAAAAAGCAAGGATAAAAAAAGAGCAGGAAGAATACAGCGAGTTACTCGTTAAAGATGAAGAGCGCCTTAAAGATTATGAAAAAGAATTATTAATAATATCTTTGGAACACGAGAATAAAAGCCTAGAGTTAAAAAAGGAAGAGGGCATATTTGAAACGCTCGCAAACGCGCAAAAGACGGCCGACAGCGTAAACAGGTTTATAAATGAAAAGGTGCTTTCAAAGCAGATCGCCGCTCAAAATGCGGCTAAATCGGCCGAGGAATTTAACAATGAACTTTTGGCTGCAAAGGAAGACTTAAGAAAAGAAAAAGAAGTCCTTACATTAAAGGAGAGAGAAAAAGGTATAACTGAGAGGCTTATAGCGCTAAAGGCAAGAAGAAACCTTATAAAAGAGCATGAAGATAAGTTAAAATTAGGGATTTGCCCTTTTTATGAAAATGAAAAATGTGATAAGGCTTCTAATGCAAGTGTTTCATTAAATACGGATTTGTATTTAGAGATAGAAAAGTTAATTGAAGAGCAAGCTGAAATCAACTTAAAGTTAAAGCAGCTGCCGGATATAGAAGAGGCCCGCCTTCGTTTAAAAAAAGCTGAAAAATCTTACGAAGATTATCTAAACAGGTCTAACCAGTTAAAAAATGAAACCATAGGTGAGATTTCGCGTGCGGCTTCGTGGGATATTGCAGGAAAGGCAAAAGAAATTTTAAACGCAGTTGATGTTAAAGATGGTTTTATAAAAGACGAAATTGAAGATATACTAAAAAAATCTGCCTATTTGAACGAGGCGATAAAAAAAGGAGACGACATCAGCGCAGATGCTTTTGTAGCTTCTGTAAATGCATTTGAAGTTTTTATAAAAAAGCTATATCTTTTTGAACAGGAGAAAATAGAAAAAGCAAGAAAAGAAGAGCGGACAATATCAGATAAAAAAATGCGTTTAACGGCAGAATCTAAGGCGCTTAACGGAAGTATTGAAAAGATGAGGAAAACCTTGCTTAAAAACGAGGAAAGCGCAAAAAGCATTGTTACAGAGGAAAAGGATATAGAAAATAAAAAAGGCGAGCTTTTAAAAACCGAAGCTGCTTTCGGTAAAATTGATTTTAATAATATGGCGAAGCAGGAATACTGGCAGACAAAAGCTCGTGAAAGCGCAATGGACTTGGGAGAAAGCAAGAGTGCCGTTTTATTTTTAAAAAGTGAAATTAAGCGCATGGAAGAAGAGCTTAAAAAGGCTAAAGAGGCACAAGATAAACTAAAGCAGCTCGAAGATAAAAAGGTGAATCTTGAGGGAGCCAAAAGGCTCTTAACAGATATACGAAGCGTATTAAAAGAGGCAGGGCCTAAAATTGCCGCAGTATTTAGGGTGAAAGTACAGTCTATGGCGGACAGTATGTACAAATCCGTATCGAAAAAAGCGGTGAACCTTGAATTTACAGATAATTACGACGTTTTATTAATAGATAACTTCGGCGGGAAAAGAAGAGAGCGGTATTTCAGGCAGCTTTCCGGCGGAGAGAAGATGACTGCCGCACTGGCTATAAGAATGAGCCTTTTAAAATCGCTTGGCATTAATTTCGGGTTCTTTGACGAGCCGACTGACAATCTAGATGTAACTAGGCGTGAGAACCTATCCGATGCATTCAAGACGCTTTTAAGTGGCTTCGAGCAGGTTTTCTTAGTAAGCCACGACGATACATTTGACAGCCTTACAGATGAGATAATTATATTATAG
- a CDS encoding S41 family peptidase, producing the protein MDEKFTSKKRVFKYCAITCAITLLVTAVLTYALIVYIPNKDGDRYVSPEKYELLKKYAELDYVIETITNNYYKDVDTDEIFEQVLKGAAAAVGDEYTVYYTEEEYADLLSQMDGEYNGIGIAVLTNSDGDLQITTVYSSSPASEAGIEPGDIIVSINGSLVKGKTLQEVVDMISNATGNVALVVRRDGDEYTFNVEKTDVEMDMVETEDVDEDGIGYIHITHFNGEVKQQFIDAVNAAKSAGAKGIIVDVRNNPGGSLSAVTQILDYLLPEGLIVYTVDKNGNREEWNSDENSEDIPMICLTNGHSASASEIFAGTLKDYGRATIVGETTFGKGIVQTIFSIPSTKEGLKVTTATYYTKSGQLIQGNGITPNVEVENTGDEDTQLDTAHQLLLEQISN; encoded by the coding sequence ATGGATGAAAAATTTACAAGCAAAAAAAGGGTCTTTAAATACTGCGCTATAACTTGTGCAATAACGCTTCTGGTAACAGCAGTTTTAACATATGCACTGATAGTGTATATCCCGAATAAAGACGGTGACCGGTATGTTTCTCCGGAAAAATATGAGCTTTTAAAGAAATATGCGGAACTAGATTATGTTATAGAAACTATAACTAATAATTATTATAAAGACGTAGATACAGACGAAATTTTTGAACAGGTATTAAAAGGTGCGGCTGCGGCCGTAGGAGATGAATATACCGTATATTATACGGAAGAGGAATACGCGGATCTTTTAAGCCAGATGGACGGAGAATATAACGGTATCGGCATAGCTGTACTTACAAACAGCGATGGGGATTTACAGATTACCACTGTTTATTCTTCTTCTCCGGCCAGTGAGGCCGGTATTGAGCCGGGGGATATAATAGTTTCGATAAACGGCTCTTTAGTGAAAGGGAAGACGCTGCAGGAGGTTGTAGACATGATAAGCAATGCAACAGGTAATGTTGCTTTAGTTGTCCGCCGCGATGGAGACGAGTATACGTTCAATGTTGAAAAGACAGATGTAGAAATGGACATGGTAGAAACAGAAGACGTAGATGAAGACGGTATAGGATACATACATATAACACATTTTAACGGGGAGGTAAAACAGCAGTTTATAGATGCCGTAAATGCTGCTAAGTCTGCCGGTGCAAAGGGAATTATAGTAGATGTCCGCAATAATCCGGGAGGGTCTCTTTCCGCTGTTACCCAGATACTCGATTACCTGCTGCCTGAGGGCTTAATAGTATATACCGTTGATAAAAATGGGAACAGGGAAGAATGGAATTCAGACGAAAATAGTGAAGATATACCGATGATATGCTTAACAAACGGGCATTCTGCCTCAGCATCGGAGATCTTTGCCGGAACGCTTAAGGATTATGGGCGCGCTACAATAGTTGGGGAAACTACTTTTGGCAAAGGTATAGTACAGACTATATTCTCTATACCATCAACTAAGGAAGGCCTTAAAGTGACAACTGCAACGTATTATACCAAGAGCGGGCAGCTGATACAGGGAAACGGAATTACACCTAACGTGGAGGTCGAAAACACCGGAGATGAGGATACACAGCTTGATACCGCACATCAACTCTTGCTTGAACAGATAAGTAATTAA
- a CDS encoding DUF6485 family protein — MSCEHSTIKIDCSCTYSCAHHGKCCECVAYHRRSGEFPACFFSKEAEKTYDRSFERLKRDREKRR, encoded by the coding sequence ATGTCTTGTGAACACTCAACAATTAAAATCGACTGCAGCTGTACATACAGTTGTGCTCATCATGGAAAATGCTGCGAATGTGTAGCTTACCATAGGAGAAGTGGAGAGTTCCCCGCTTGTTTTTTTAGTAAAGAGGCTGAAAAAACATATGATAGGAGTTTTGAACGTTTAAAACGTGACAGGGAAAAAAGAAGATAA